In the genome of Rhodoplanes sp. Z2-YC6860, one region contains:
- a CDS encoding SDR family NAD(P)-dependent oxidoreductase gives MSTIDLQGTVVAMTGASVGLGRSMSVALAEAGARMVLAAPEMNLLNEVASEIGAKAGPGRALAVRADITVRADCERVLSESIRAFGRLDVLVNNARRPVRGPGLPPAGNFLPFWQSNPDIWQESVQVNVNGTFLMSHVVTPHLIGNGWGRIVNINTSLGGLYQSRNSPYGVTKAALESATMIWAADLAGTGVTVNTLLPGGACDTDPNRPPDPKLKLLPVDIMDPAIVWLASRRSDGKTGGRYIGRLWDSKLPPDEAAAGALTPPVFRTGD, from the coding sequence ATGAGCACCATCGATCTGCAAGGGACCGTCGTCGCCATGACGGGAGCAAGCGTCGGGCTTGGACGCTCCATGTCCGTGGCGCTCGCGGAGGCTGGCGCACGCATGGTGCTGGCGGCGCCGGAGATGAATCTTTTGAACGAAGTCGCGTCGGAGATCGGCGCCAAAGCCGGCCCGGGCCGTGCGCTCGCGGTTCGTGCCGACATCACCGTGCGGGCTGATTGCGAACGCGTGCTTTCCGAAAGTATCCGCGCATTCGGGCGACTCGATGTTCTGGTGAACAATGCGCGCCGTCCGGTGCGTGGGCCGGGCCTGCCGCCTGCCGGCAACTTTCTGCCGTTCTGGCAGTCGAACCCCGACATCTGGCAGGAGTCCGTGCAGGTGAACGTGAACGGCACGTTCCTGATGTCGCATGTCGTGACGCCGCATCTCATCGGCAACGGCTGGGGACGGATCGTCAACATCAACACGAGCCTCGGCGGACTCTATCAGAGCCGCAACTCGCCCTACGGCGTGACCAAGGCGGCCCTGGAATCGGCGACGATGATCTGGGCGGCCGACCTCGCCGGCACGGGCGTCACCGTCAACACGCTGCTGCCGGGCGGCGCCTGCGACACCGACCCGAACCGGCCGCCCGATCCCAAGCTCAAGCTTCTGCCGGTCGATATCATGGATCCGGCGATCGTCTGGCTCGCTTCGCGGCGGTCGGACGGCAAGACCGGCGGGCGCTATATCGGCAGGCTGTGGGACAGCAAGCTTCCGCCCGATGAAGCGGCGGCTGGTGCGTTGACGCCGCCGGTGTTCCGCACCGGCGATTGA
- a CDS encoding maleate cis-trans isomerase family protein, giving the protein MPTAAVQSASLARRGFLATPLARIGLIIPSSNRLTEPQLRHFAPPELGIHVTRLQMTGQWNRPLSALGDDIKRAAGALADAKVDIVVFHCTGHAMEEGPDGDARTRALIESATGIKALSTASAIQEALAALKLKRLILLTPYDQETNDHEIDYLRQIGLSVVHDVALALPGSDDYLAQPPERWVELAVEHAREEVDGYFLSCTNTTQIEAIEPIERRLGKPVINSNQAVLWACTQRLRPKLGNASLGAGLGRLVNGS; this is encoded by the coding sequence ATGCCGACTGCTGCCGTTCAATCCGCATCCCTGGCACGGCGCGGATTTCTCGCGACGCCGCTCGCGAGGATCGGCCTGATCATTCCGTCCAGCAACCGCCTGACGGAGCCCCAACTCCGACACTTTGCGCCGCCCGAACTCGGCATTCACGTGACCCGTTTGCAGATGACGGGCCAATGGAACAGGCCATTGTCGGCCTTGGGCGACGACATCAAGCGCGCCGCTGGCGCGCTGGCCGACGCCAAGGTCGACATCGTCGTGTTTCATTGCACCGGCCACGCCATGGAGGAGGGGCCGGACGGCGATGCCCGGACGCGGGCGCTGATCGAGTCGGCGACCGGCATAAAGGCGCTGTCGACCGCGTCGGCCATTCAGGAAGCGCTGGCGGCGTTGAAGCTGAAGCGGCTGATCTTGCTGACGCCCTACGACCAGGAAACCAACGATCACGAGATCGACTACCTGCGCCAGATCGGGTTGTCGGTGGTGCACGACGTTGCGCTGGCTTTGCCTGGGAGTGACGACTACCTCGCGCAGCCGCCCGAGCGCTGGGTCGAACTGGCGGTCGAGCACGCGAGGGAGGAGGTCGACGGCTATTTCCTGAGTTGCACCAACACCACCCAGATCGAAGCGATCGAGCCGATCGAGCGCCGGCTCGGCAAGCCGGTGATCAACAGCAACCAGGCCGTGCTCTGGGCCTGCACTCAGCGCTTGCGGCCGAAACTCGGGAACGCGTCGCTTGGGGCAGGGCTCGGGCGTCTCGTCAACGGCAGTTGA
- a CDS encoding amidohydrolase family protein — MRYIDAFCHFSPPRYFDALVESPSGQKDIGKRVRGIPALYDLDLRLKVVDQFPDYTQVLSLGLPMVDRLWGPDKTPEMSKLANDGLAEVCAKHPDRFVGYTAVVPMNNPEAAAKEAERALKNGAHGVQLGTNVNGKAIDGPEFWPLYEVIEKSGKPILLHPARSREMIDYQGEAKSKYEICSVLGWPFETGVALSRFIFSKIMDTYPKLKIVSHHLGGVIPYLEGRVGHSFDQMGVRTSDEDYEGLRKSLKKRPFDYFKDFYADTAIEGARAPMLCGLDFFGADKVLFASDCPFDKEKGPGYIRSTIAVLESLDLKPADREKISYKNAQALFGVK; from the coding sequence ATGCGCTACATCGATGCGTTTTGTCATTTCAGCCCTCCGCGTTATTTCGATGCCTTGGTCGAGTCGCCGTCAGGCCAGAAGGACATCGGCAAGCGGGTGCGTGGCATTCCCGCGCTGTACGATCTCGATCTGCGGTTGAAAGTCGTCGACCAGTTTCCGGACTACACGCAGGTTCTCTCGCTCGGCCTGCCGATGGTCGACCGGCTGTGGGGGCCGGACAAGACGCCTGAAATGTCGAAGCTCGCCAATGACGGTCTCGCCGAGGTGTGCGCCAAGCATCCCGACCGTTTCGTCGGCTACACCGCCGTGGTGCCGATGAACAATCCAGAGGCGGCCGCGAAGGAAGCCGAACGCGCGCTGAAGAACGGCGCTCATGGCGTGCAGCTCGGCACCAACGTCAACGGCAAGGCGATCGACGGGCCGGAGTTCTGGCCGCTGTACGAGGTGATCGAGAAATCCGGCAAGCCGATCCTGCTGCATCCGGCGCGCAGCCGGGAGATGATCGATTACCAGGGTGAGGCCAAGTCGAAATACGAGATCTGCAGCGTGCTTGGCTGGCCGTTCGAAACCGGCGTCGCGCTGTCGCGCTTCATCTTCTCCAAGATCATGGACACCTACCCGAAACTCAAGATCGTGTCGCACCATCTCGGCGGCGTGATCCCTTACCTCGAAGGCCGCGTCGGTCACAGCTTCGACCAGATGGGCGTGCGCACCTCCGACGAGGATTACGAGGGTCTGCGCAAGAGTCTGAAGAAGCGGCCGTTCGACTACTTCAAGGACTTCTACGCCGACACCGCGATCGAAGGCGCCCGCGCGCCGATGCTCTGTGGGCTCGACTTCTTCGGAGCCGACAAGGTGTTGTTCGCCTCCGACTGTCCGTTCGACAAAGAGAAGGGCCCGGGCTACATCCGCTCGACCATCGCGGTGCTGGAGTCGCTTGATCTGAAGCCGGCCGACCGCGAGAAAATCAGCTACAAGAACGCACAGGCACTCTTCGGCGTGAAATAG
- a CDS encoding Bug family tripartite tricarboxylate transporter substrate binding protein yields MLASLFSTMRALLPATLMSVVALSCNAAPASAETFPSRSVRVVVAAPPGGLTDVVARSVSQFLQEKLGQPFIVENIAGASSTIGATQVARSAPDGYTLLVNPSLFVITPMLMNVPYDVVKDFTPISNFGTVPIAIGVNPALPAKNLKEFIALAKANPDKMTWGAEGVGSVGHLTMERLQREAGFKILIVHYKGTSPALIDLIAGRVSAMITPVPNMIEQFRSGAVRPLAVATKARVSALPDVPTIEEQGFPNFEIGSWYGLWGPANMPKDVVSVLNQAIAEAMKTPRVTERLAAQGLIPVGSSSADFAAFANAEIAKFGKMIKDADIKIGN; encoded by the coding sequence ATGCTCGCAAGCCTGTTCTCGACCATGCGCGCCTTGCTGCCGGCGACGCTTATGTCTGTCGTTGCGCTGTCCTGCAACGCCGCACCAGCAAGTGCGGAAACATTTCCATCACGGTCGGTGCGCGTGGTGGTCGCGGCGCCGCCCGGCGGGCTCACCGACGTCGTCGCGCGTTCGGTCTCGCAATTCCTTCAGGAAAAGCTCGGACAGCCGTTCATCGTCGAGAACATTGCTGGCGCGAGCAGCACCATCGGCGCGACGCAGGTGGCCCGCAGCGCGCCGGACGGCTACACGCTGCTGGTCAATCCATCTCTGTTCGTCATCACGCCGATGCTGATGAATGTGCCGTACGACGTCGTGAAAGACTTCACGCCGATTTCCAATTTCGGCACCGTGCCGATCGCGATCGGCGTCAATCCTGCGCTCCCGGCGAAAAACCTGAAGGAGTTCATCGCACTCGCCAAAGCCAACCCCGACAAGATGACCTGGGGCGCCGAAGGCGTGGGATCGGTCGGCCATCTCACGATGGAGCGCCTGCAACGCGAAGCGGGATTCAAGATTCTCATCGTGCACTACAAGGGTACGTCGCCCGCGCTGATCGACCTGATAGCCGGACGTGTCAGCGCCATGATCACGCCGGTCCCGAACATGATCGAGCAGTTCCGCAGCGGTGCTGTGCGGCCGCTCGCAGTCGCAACCAAGGCGCGGGTGAGCGCGCTGCCGGATGTCCCCACGATCGAGGAGCAGGGCTTTCCCAACTTCGAGATCGGTTCGTGGTACGGGTTATGGGGACCGGCAAACATGCCGAAGGACGTCGTGAGCGTCCTGAACCAGGCGATTGCCGAGGCGATGAAGACCCCGCGCGTCACCGAGCGGCTCGCCGCGCAGGGCCTCATTCCCGTGGGATCGAGCTCGGCGGACTTCGCGGCATTCGCGAACGCGGAGATCGCGAAGTTCGGCAAGATGATCAAGGACGCCGATATCAAGATCGGGAATTGA
- a CDS encoding HlyD family secretion protein, with amino-acid sequence MMSKRGLAIAGVLCLVGIGAAIAVTSPDKLDLFRGIAGANAQASAQSNDKPAERRWLAVAPGRVEPPSGMIKVAAPTMGVVSKVLVKVNDTVFAGEPLVLLNDDEIQSRYLAAESQAGMRKRLRDEQPATGKAAERRKIEDAVADGETAVFDAQMAADKAAIAWRAGSGTTDALTSARSALARAQDDLGKRQAQLRAGSNDAPLPTPLEAQVASARGDLAFARVNLEKLRIRAPIDGTVLQININPGELATPTSIQPLLMVANLMTLNVRAELDERDVSDLKVGQPASIRAAAFPGKEFAGSVTSIAPLVEPSRLGARAQQGNRSDVDVIEVLVRLTQPGPLTAGMKVDVYFSQEKEKTAGR; translated from the coding sequence ATGATGTCGAAACGCGGCTTGGCCATTGCGGGGGTCTTGTGTCTGGTCGGGATCGGCGCGGCGATCGCCGTGACGTCGCCAGACAAGCTCGATCTGTTCCGCGGCATTGCCGGCGCGAATGCGCAGGCGAGCGCGCAATCGAACGACAAGCCGGCCGAGCGGCGCTGGCTCGCGGTCGCGCCCGGTCGCGTCGAGCCGCCGTCCGGCATGATCAAGGTCGCGGCGCCGACCATGGGTGTGGTCAGCAAGGTGCTGGTCAAGGTGAACGACACGGTGTTCGCCGGTGAGCCGCTGGTCCTGCTCAATGACGACGAAATCCAGTCGCGCTATCTCGCGGCCGAATCCCAGGCCGGCATGCGCAAGCGGCTGCGCGACGAGCAGCCGGCGACCGGCAAGGCCGCGGAGCGCCGCAAGATCGAGGACGCCGTGGCCGACGGCGAGACCGCGGTGTTCGATGCCCAGATGGCGGCCGACAAGGCCGCGATCGCGTGGCGTGCCGGCAGCGGCACGACCGACGCTCTGACCAGTGCGCGTTCGGCTCTGGCCCGCGCCCAGGACGATCTCGGCAAGCGCCAGGCGCAGCTTCGAGCGGGCAGCAACGACGCGCCGTTGCCGACGCCTCTGGAAGCGCAGGTGGCGTCTGCGCGCGGCGATCTGGCGTTTGCCCGGGTCAATCTGGAAAAGCTCCGGATCCGGGCGCCGATCGACGGAACGGTGCTGCAGATCAACATCAATCCGGGTGAGCTTGCGACGCCGACCTCGATCCAGCCGCTGTTGATGGTCGCCAACCTGATGACGCTCAACGTCCGAGCCGAGCTCGATGAGCGCGACGTCTCCGACCTCAAGGTCGGCCAGCCGGCATCGATCCGCGCGGCGGCCTTTCCCGGCAAGGAGTTCGCGGGATCGGTCACCTCGATTGCGCCGCTGGTCGAGCCGTCACGGCTCGGTGCGCGGGCGCAGCAGGGTAACCGCTCCGACGTCGACGTGATCGAAGTGCTGGTGCGGCTCACGCAGCCCGGCCCGCTCACCGCGGGTATGAAGGTCGACGTGTATTTCAGCCAGGAAAAGGAAAAGACAGCAGGCCGGTAA
- a CDS encoding ABC transporter permease, giving the protein MPLVFTLAFRNLFHDRLRLVATVIGIVFSIVLVMVQMGLYFGFGRMVTTMIDNASADLWVMPKGTKCFEDPSLLDARQRNRALSVPGVAEAIPLVIGFADWRTPAGSSTPVFVVGSDLRSGGLEPWNLVEGRLESLSTPNSVAVDKTYFDRLGISGLGARAEIRQQAVRVAAVTSGIRSFTTTPYVFMDVDRARSYTGTPSSKATYFLIRLDSGSQLSAVRSNLQATLGSDVEVLTAPEFRERSRSFWLFGTGAGAALFAGAILGIIVGTVIVAQTLYSSTKDHINEFATLRAMGSSRGYIYKVIIWQAILNAVIGFSLAALVGAAVVRATAASALPIVITPELSVGLFVLTVVMCIISAVAAIMKVTRIDPAQVFTR; this is encoded by the coding sequence ATGCCGCTGGTTTTTACCCTCGCGTTCCGAAATCTGTTCCACGATCGGTTGCGGCTGGTCGCGACCGTCATCGGCATCGTGTTCTCGATCGTGCTGGTCATGGTGCAGATGGGCCTTTATTTCGGCTTCGGCCGCATGGTCACCACCATGATCGACAACGCCTCGGCCGATCTCTGGGTGATGCCCAAGGGCACCAAGTGTTTCGAGGACCCCTCGCTGCTCGACGCCCGCCAGCGCAACCGCGCCCTGTCCGTGCCGGGCGTGGCCGAAGCGATCCCGCTGGTGATCGGCTTTGCCGATTGGCGCACGCCGGCGGGCTCGTCGACGCCGGTGTTCGTGGTCGGTTCGGACCTGCGCTCCGGCGGGCTCGAGCCGTGGAATCTGGTCGAAGGCCGCCTCGAGTCGCTGTCGACGCCCAATTCGGTCGCGGTCGACAAAACCTATTTCGATCGGCTCGGCATTTCCGGCCTCGGCGCGCGCGCCGAGATCCGCCAGCAGGCGGTACGCGTCGCCGCCGTGACCAGTGGCATCCGCTCCTTCACCACCACGCCTTACGTGTTCATGGACGTCGATCGTGCGCGCTCCTACACCGGTACACCGTCCAGTAAGGCGACCTATTTCCTGATCCGGCTCGACAGCGGCTCGCAGCTCAGCGCCGTGCGCAGCAACCTGCAGGCAACCCTCGGCTCCGACGTCGAGGTGCTCACGGCGCCGGAATTCCGCGAGCGCAGCCGGTCGTTCTGGCTGTTCGGCACCGGCGCCGGCGCCGCTCTGTTCGCCGGCGCGATCCTGGGCATCATCGTCGGCACCGTAATCGTCGCGCAGACGCTCTATTCGAGCACCAAAGACCACATCAACGAATTTGCGACGCTGCGCGCCATGGGGTCTTCGCGCGGCTACATCTACAAGGTGATCATCTGGCAGGCGATCCTCAACGCGGTGATCGGCTTCAGCCTGGCGGCGCTGGTCGGCGCCGCGGTGGTGCGGGCGACCGCGGCGAGCGCCTTGCCGATCGTCATCACGCCCGAACTGTCGGTTGGGCTGTTTGTTCTGACCGTCGTGATGTGCATCATCTCGGCCGTCGCGGCGATCATGAAGGTGACGCGCATCGATCCAGCACAGGTGTTCACGCGATGA
- a CDS encoding acyltransferase family protein, which translates to MSRSSIALSNLRGIVIVIVLAFHSVLAYLASLPPEPFAFDTAPYRWQATPIIDTSRWFGFDLFCAWQDVSLMSLMFFLSGVFVPMSLKRKGARSFLSDRLLRIGLPLAIVVALVIPVAYYPAYAVTAADPSVAAFWQHWRALPFWALGPQWFLCQLLALNLIAAVLHHYMPQLTDRLGRLAAAAHEQPLKFFAGLVVISAVVYVPLALAYTPWAWTNTGPFSFQTSRPLHYLVYFFAGYAVGANGFERGLLAVDGALAHRWAWWTVAAFAGFFLWAGPTSLTLDGKQAPLIVHVVSDIGFAVACAAGSFFFLAICLRFATRKHWVLDSLSANAYDMYLNHYIFVVWLQYAVLGLGLFAAAKAAIVFCGTFVVSWAAAVAFSGLSLGAFFTQAKRWVPAKVGQKQDGPLR; encoded by the coding sequence ATGTCACGGTCCAGCATCGCGCTCAGCAATCTGCGGGGCATCGTCATCGTCATCGTGCTGGCCTTCCACTCGGTGCTGGCTTATCTGGCTTCACTGCCGCCCGAGCCGTTTGCCTTCGACACGGCCCCCTACCGCTGGCAGGCCACCCCCATCATCGATACTTCCCGTTGGTTCGGCTTCGACCTGTTCTGCGCCTGGCAGGACGTCAGTTTGATGTCGCTGATGTTTTTCCTGTCGGGCGTGTTTGTCCCCATGAGCCTGAAGCGCAAGGGGGCACGAAGCTTTCTTTCCGATCGCCTGCTGCGGATCGGTCTGCCGCTGGCCATTGTCGTCGCCCTGGTCATTCCCGTGGCCTATTACCCGGCCTATGCGGTCACGGCGGCTGATCCGAGCGTCGCGGCGTTCTGGCAGCATTGGCGGGCGTTGCCGTTCTGGGCGTTGGGTCCGCAGTGGTTTCTGTGTCAGCTGCTGGCGCTGAACCTGATCGCGGCCGTGCTGCACCACTATATGCCGCAACTGACGGACAGGCTCGGCCGGCTCGCCGCCGCGGCCCATGAGCAGCCGCTTAAGTTCTTCGCCGGGCTGGTCGTCATCTCCGCCGTGGTTTACGTGCCGCTGGCTCTGGCCTACACGCCGTGGGCCTGGACCAACACCGGACCGTTTTCTTTCCAGACCAGCCGGCCGCTGCACTATCTGGTCTACTTCTTTGCCGGCTACGCGGTCGGCGCCAATGGCTTCGAGCGCGGGCTTCTGGCTGTCGACGGCGCTCTGGCGCATCGCTGGGCTTGGTGGACCGTGGCGGCCTTCGCCGGTTTCTTCCTGTGGGCCGGCCCGACGTCGCTGACGCTCGATGGGAAGCAGGCGCCGCTGATCGTGCACGTTGTGTCCGACATAGGCTTCGCTGTCGCCTGCGCGGCGGGTTCGTTCTTTTTTCTGGCGATCTGCCTGCGTTTCGCCACACGCAAGCACTGGGTGCTGGATAGCCTGTCGGCCAACGCCTACGACATGTATCTCAACCACTACATTTTCGTGGTGTGGCTGCAATATGCGGTGCTGGGGTTGGGCCTTTTCGCGGCCGCAAAGGCGGCGATCGTATTCTGTGGCACCTTTGTGGTGAGCTGGGCCGCAGCTGTGGCCTTCAGCGGCCTTTCTCTCGGCGCTTTTTTCACCCAAGCGAAGCGCTGGGTGCCCGCAAAGGTTGGCCAGAAACAGGACGGCCCGCTCCGATAG
- a CDS encoding Bug family tripartite tricarboxylate transporter substrate binding protein → MLQGSLLRAVFGSALAALACGSALAQGDFPSRPITMVVPLPAGGTADLLCRYAAEKASAALGQQVVVENRAGGAGGRIGMEQVMRSPADGYTLLCSTQLSYSITHLVFTKAAFDPRPLEPVSVLATYPLVILTRTTLPANNVAEFIAYAKANEGKVNYGNQGVANTGHLLGELMKIKGNFKMTPVFYRGSAPAINDLLAGSIDMVPDYLLANKGNIDAGKLKMIAVADTQRLKEYPNVPTLAETLPGVTSITWMAVSAPPGTPKPVVQKISEAIGKGFREPDMRAKILKLEANPLGSTPDEMRKMIQDSLDIWGPVVQQAKITVD, encoded by the coding sequence ATGTTGCAGGGTTCATTGCTCCGCGCGGTGTTCGGCTCGGCGCTCGCAGCGCTGGCTTGCGGCTCCGCATTGGCGCAGGGCGATTTCCCGTCGCGGCCGATCACCATGGTGGTGCCGCTGCCGGCCGGCGGCACGGCCGATCTCCTTTGCCGCTACGCGGCCGAGAAGGCTTCCGCAGCACTCGGTCAGCAGGTGGTGGTCGAGAACCGCGCCGGCGGCGCCGGCGGCCGCATCGGCATGGAGCAGGTGATGCGCTCGCCGGCCGACGGCTACACGCTGCTGTGCAGCACGCAGCTCAGCTACAGCATCACGCATCTCGTTTTCACCAAGGCGGCGTTCGATCCGCGGCCGCTCGAGCCGGTCAGCGTGCTCGCGACCTATCCGCTGGTGATCCTGACGCGAACCACGCTGCCGGCCAACAACGTGGCCGAGTTCATCGCCTATGCGAAGGCGAATGAAGGCAAGGTCAACTACGGCAACCAGGGCGTCGCCAACACCGGCCATCTGCTCGGCGAGTTGATGAAGATCAAGGGCAACTTCAAGATGACGCCGGTGTTCTACCGGGGCAGTGCGCCCGCGATCAACGATCTGCTCGCCGGCAGCATCGACATGGTTCCGGACTATCTGCTCGCCAACAAGGGCAACATCGACGCCGGCAAGCTCAAGATGATCGCGGTCGCCGACACCCAGCGGCTCAAGGAATATCCCAACGTGCCGACGCTCGCCGAGACCTTGCCCGGCGTCACATCGATCACCTGGATGGCGGTCTCGGCGCCGCCCGGCACGCCGAAGCCGGTCGTCCAGAAAATCTCCGAGGCGATCGGCAAGGGCTTCAGGGAACCCGACATGCGGGCGAAGATCCTCAAGCTTGAAGCCAACCCGCTCGGCAGCACGCCGGATGAGATGCGCAAGATGATCCAGGATAGTCTGGATATCTGGGGCCCGGTCGTGCAGCAGGCGAAGATTACGGTCGATTGA
- a CDS encoding ABC transporter ATP-binding protein — translation MSEVVMEAINVEKVLGHGPAQIRALKGVSLSLRGGELTLLMGPSGSGKTTLLSILGCMLTPTEGTIRVRGDSIEGKRPEELAKLRRENIGYVFQSYHLFPTLSATDNVRLALDVRAESGRNAKARAREALARVGLAQKTANYPKQLSGGEQQRVAIARAVVGEPSVILADEPTAALDSENGKAIMGILAGIAKDPKRGVLVVTHDPRLVPYADRIIRIEDGNIVSEETRQSRTLRETLERAQ, via the coding sequence ATGAGCGAAGTCGTGATGGAAGCCATCAATGTCGAAAAGGTGCTGGGCCATGGGCCTGCGCAGATTCGCGCGCTGAAGGGCGTGAGCCTGTCATTGCGCGGTGGCGAACTGACGCTGCTGATGGGGCCTTCGGGCAGCGGCAAGACCACGCTGCTGTCGATCCTGGGCTGCATGCTGACGCCGACCGAAGGCACCATCCGGGTGCGCGGCGACTCGATCGAGGGCAAACGACCGGAGGAGCTGGCAAAGCTTCGTCGCGAGAACATCGGCTACGTGTTCCAGTCCTACCATCTGTTTCCGACGCTCTCGGCCACCGACAATGTGAGGCTGGCGCTCGATGTGCGCGCCGAGAGCGGCAGGAACGCGAAGGCGCGGGCGAGGGAGGCGCTGGCCCGGGTGGGACTCGCGCAGAAGACTGCGAATTACCCGAAGCAGTTGTCGGGCGGCGAGCAACAGCGCGTCGCGATTGCGCGCGCCGTCGTGGGGGAGCCATCGGTGATCCTCGCCGACGAGCCGACCGCGGCGCTCGACTCCGAGAACGGCAAGGCGATCATGGGCATCCTCGCCGGCATCGCCAAGGACCCGAAGCGCGGCGTGCTGGTCGTCACGCACGATCCGCGCCTCGTGCCCTATGCCGATCGCATCATCCGTATCGAGGATGGCAACATTGTCAGCGAAGAAACGCGCCAGTCGCGAACGCTGAGAGAAACGTTAGAAAGGGCCCAATGA
- a CDS encoding UbiD family decarboxylase encodes MYKDLRGFIKQVDELGVLRRINGADPKFELGGITEVAAGSAECPALLFDRIKGYDSGTRVFTNATTTAQRAALALGIDPSLTPLDALKAWMKKRQTLERHSPVEIDKAPFQDNVMRGRNVDLGKLPAPYWHRKDGGPYIGSGSIIIMRDPDGGWINSSIYRVQVHGKNRVTIQFDHLGRHGAIIAKKYWDKGEPCPVAVVNGQDPALFIAGFEYLPDGQSEYDFAGSIKGAPMETIRGPLTGLPLPAHAEIILEGELVLPSEATLPEGPFGEFTGYYAADARPAPVMQVNAVYHRDNPILLGSPPMKPPRFHFGLPFRAASIWSNLEMAGVTDVVGCWQHVAQLMTVVAIRQRYAGHAKRAALIAAANSYMGRLVVVVDDDVDPSNLADVMWAVTTRCEPAEQIDIVRNAWSSALDPRIPDESKRAGVTSHSKAIIEAVRPFGWKDKYPPTSALTADETREIEEKWGSKLRGSPVPAATSPASKTRKRK; translated from the coding sequence ATGTACAAGGATTTGCGCGGCTTCATCAAGCAGGTGGACGAGCTCGGGGTGCTGCGGCGCATCAACGGCGCCGACCCGAAATTCGAGCTCGGCGGCATCACCGAAGTCGCGGCTGGCAGCGCCGAGTGCCCGGCGCTGCTGTTCGACCGGATCAAAGGCTACGACAGCGGCACCCGCGTCTTCACCAACGCCACCACCACGGCGCAGCGCGCGGCTCTGGCGCTCGGCATCGATCCGTCGCTGACACCGCTCGACGCGCTGAAGGCCTGGATGAAAAAGCGGCAGACGCTCGAGCGTCACAGCCCGGTCGAGATCGACAAGGCGCCGTTCCAGGACAACGTGATGCGCGGGCGCAATGTCGATCTCGGCAAGCTGCCGGCGCCCTATTGGCACCGCAAGGACGGTGGACCGTATATCGGTTCAGGTTCGATCATCATCATGCGCGATCCGGACGGCGGCTGGATCAACTCCTCGATCTATCGGGTGCAGGTGCACGGCAAGAACCGCGTGACGATCCAGTTCGATCATCTGGGCCGCCACGGCGCGATCATCGCGAAGAAATACTGGGACAAGGGCGAACCCTGTCCGGTCGCCGTGGTGAACGGCCAGGACCCGGCGCTGTTCATCGCGGGTTTTGAATATCTTCCGGATGGCCAATCCGAATACGACTTCGCGGGCTCGATCAAAGGCGCACCGATGGAGACGATCCGCGGGCCGCTGACCGGACTGCCGCTGCCCGCCCATGCCGAGATCATTCTCGAAGGCGAGCTGGTGCTGCCGAGTGAGGCAACCCTGCCGGAAGGACCGTTCGGCGAGTTCACCGGCTATTACGCAGCCGACGCGCGCCCTGCCCCGGTGATGCAGGTGAACGCGGTCTATCACCGCGACAACCCCATTCTCCTCGGCTCGCCGCCGATGAAGCCGCCGCGCTTCCATTTCGGGCTGCCGTTCCGCGCCGCCTCGATCTGGAGCAACCTGGAGATGGCCGGCGTCACCGACGTGGTCGGCTGCTGGCAGCACGTCGCGCAGCTGATGACGGTGGTCGCGATCCGGCAGCGCTATGCCGGCCATGCCAAGCGTGCCGCGCTGATCGCCGCCGCCAACAGCTATATGGGCCGCCTTGTCGTGGTGGTCGACGATGACGTCGATCCGTCGAACCTCGCCGACGTGATGTGGGCGGTCACCACGCGCTGCGAGCCGGCCGAGCAGATCGACATCGTCCGCAACGCCTGGAGCTCGGCGCTCGACCCGCGCATTCCCGACGAGTCGAAACGCGCCGGCGTCACCTCGCACTCCAAGGCGATCATCGAGGCGGTGCGGCCGTTCGGCTGGAAGGACAAATATCCACCGACCTCGGCGCTGACCGCCGACGAAACCCGCGAGATCGAGGAGAAATGGGGCAGCAAGCTGCGCGGAAGCCCTGTTCCTGCAGCCACCAGTCCCGCGTCCAAGACGAGAAAAAGAAAGTAG